A genomic stretch from Azotosporobacter soli includes:
- a CDS encoding energy-coupling factor transporter transmembrane component T yields the protein MISDIMLGQYLPGDSVIHRLDPRSKIVATFVFISSIFMAENYAAYGILMFFAVGAIALGRISARLMIRSVRPLWVILAFTLAIHILTTNGTVLYSAKFITITQEGIRQGILMSLRLILLILMSSLLTFTTSPIALTDGIETLLNPFRRMGLPAHELAMMMTIALRFIPTLLEETDRIMKAQMARGADFSTGNPIKRAKSMVPLLVPLFISAFRRADELAIAMEARCYRGGESRTRMKELKHGSLDVVAYAASFLLVLLLAILKWKPETLPW from the coding sequence ATGATAAGCGACATTATGTTAGGACAATATCTGCCGGGTGACTCGGTGATCCATCGTCTCGATCCGCGCAGCAAAATCGTAGCGACTTTCGTTTTCATCAGCAGTATCTTTATGGCGGAAAATTATGCCGCTTATGGAATATTGATGTTTTTTGCTGTTGGGGCGATTGCCTTAGGCCGGATTTCTGCCCGTTTGATGATCCGTTCGGTGCGCCCGCTTTGGGTCATCCTTGCGTTCACGCTGGCGATTCATATCCTGACGACAAACGGTACAGTACTTTATAGTGCTAAATTCATCACGATCACGCAGGAAGGAATCCGCCAGGGCATCTTGATGTCGCTGCGCTTGATTTTACTGATCTTGATGTCGTCGCTACTGACCTTTACCACTTCGCCAATCGCTCTTACGGACGGCATCGAGACGCTGCTGAACCCGTTCCGTCGCATGGGCCTGCCTGCACATGAGCTGGCAATGATGATGACGATTGCGCTGCGCTTCATACCTACGCTACTCGAAGAGACGGATCGCATCATGAAAGCCCAGATGGCAAGAGGCGCCGATTTTTCTACCGGTAATCCGATTAAACGCGCCAAAAGCATGGTACCGCTTTTGGTTCCGCTTTTTATCAGCGCATTCCGACGCGCCGACGAATTGGCGATCGCAATGGAAGCGCGCTGTTATCGCGGCGGCGAATCACGCACGCGCATGAAGGAATTGAAGCATGGATCGCTTGACGTCGTTGCCTATGCGGCCAGTTTTTTGCTCGTCCTTCTTCTGGCGATCCTGAAATGGAAACCGGAGACTTTGCCATGGTGA
- the truA gene encoding tRNA pseudouridine(38-40) synthase TruA: METGDFAMVKERNLKIVVAYQGTAYHGFQWQENALSVQQVLEDRLMPLFGHPIKIAGSGRTDTGVHAYGQAISLRTTGTIPAERIPLASRGHLPNDISIVSAEEVADDFHARHSATSKVYEYRLYHGKQPDPFRRDLTWHYSRKLDFAAMQEALRYVEGTHDFTAFQGAGGHQINTVKTIYEASLQAVGDEYLFRFWGNGFLYHMVRCLVGTVVAIGIGRKKAADMPLILESRNRKMAGMTAPAQGLYLKEVFYT; this comes from the coding sequence ATGGAAACCGGAGACTTTGCCATGGTGAAAGAGCGGAACTTAAAAATTGTGGTGGCCTACCAGGGAACGGCCTATCACGGTTTTCAATGGCAGGAAAATGCGCTGAGCGTCCAACAGGTACTGGAAGACCGCTTGATGCCGCTCTTTGGACATCCGATCAAAATCGCCGGTTCGGGCCGTACCGATACGGGGGTTCATGCCTATGGTCAGGCCATAAGCCTGCGTACGACGGGAACAATACCGGCTGAACGGATTCCGCTTGCCTCGCGCGGACATCTGCCGAATGATATCTCGATTGTCAGCGCCGAAGAGGTTGCAGATGATTTTCATGCCCGGCACAGTGCGACCAGCAAAGTCTATGAATATCGATTGTACCATGGCAAACAGCCGGACCCTTTTCGTCGTGACCTGACCTGGCACTACAGCCGTAAACTGGATTTTGCCGCGATGCAAGAAGCGCTTCGTTATGTGGAAGGCACGCATGACTTCACTGCGTTCCAAGGCGCCGGCGGTCACCAGATTAATACGGTGAAGACGATTTACGAAGCAAGCCTTCAGGCTGTCGGCGATGAATATCTTTTCCGTTTTTGGGGCAACGGCTTTCTCTATCATATGGTTCGCTGCCTGGTCGGTACGGTCGTCGCGATCGGCATCGGTCGGAAAAAAGCGGCGGATATGCCGCTGATTCTCGAGTCGCGCAATCGGAAAATGGCCGGTATGACAGCACCGGCGCAAGGGCTCTATCTAAAGGAAGTGTTTTATACATGA
- a CDS encoding AbrB family transcriptional regulator produces the protein MRLVILETGVLALLGGSLFACSAMPLPWMLGAVTALLLWNTTTRRKVRWPVSFCYAGMLVIGYSVGRTFTPSTLANVAANLGAMLAATVGVILFSLLLGWFTHRHTGISLATGLIGTLPGGLSQVTILCREIKETDLTVVLFMQTFRLLAVIFVVPFVAIKGLGGTAAAVAILPGSQITLSLPQVVLLAALIALGGFIARFLRLPTPFLLGPILMAAGIVLSGFPVPPAPKPWLNAAQLSVGAYTGARVQLADLKNWRKLLPHTILNVVALMLLCLGFGWFLERWGGLDIATAFLSMAPGGMAEMSLTAMTIGADLSAIVAFQLFRLLFLLLIATPLLKMWLLRVQQKRL, from the coding sequence ATGAGGCTTGTCATACTTGAAACGGGCGTACTGGCTCTTTTGGGCGGCAGTTTATTTGCCTGCAGTGCCATGCCGCTGCCTTGGATGCTGGGAGCCGTCACCGCTTTGCTGCTCTGGAATACGACAACCCGGCGCAAGGTGCGCTGGCCGGTCAGCTTTTGCTATGCGGGGATGCTTGTCATCGGTTATAGTGTCGGGCGTACCTTTACGCCTTCGACGCTGGCGAATGTCGCTGCCAATTTGGGCGCGATGTTGGCGGCGACGGTTGGCGTCATTCTCTTTAGTCTGCTGTTGGGCTGGTTTACGCATCGCCATACGGGCATCTCGCTGGCGACAGGTTTGATCGGCACGCTGCCCGGCGGTTTGTCACAGGTTACGATCTTGTGCCGTGAGATCAAAGAGACGGATTTGACGGTGGTCTTATTCATGCAAACCTTTCGCTTATTGGCGGTAATCTTTGTTGTACCGTTCGTTGCGATAAAAGGTCTGGGCGGCACTGCGGCAGCGGTGGCGATACTGCCGGGCTCACAAATCACGCTTTCTCTGCCGCAGGTGGTTCTACTGGCGGCATTGATCGCGCTGGGCGGTTTTATTGCCCGCTTTCTTCGTTTGCCGACGCCTTTCTTATTAGGCCCGATTTTGATGGCAGCCGGTATCGTGCTGAGCGGTTTTCCCGTGCCTCCGGCGCCCAAGCCCTGGCTAAATGCGGCGCAGCTTTCCGTCGGCGCATATACTGGAGCAAGGGTACAGCTGGCGGATTTGAAGAATTGGCGAAAATTGCTGCCGCATACGATTTTGAATGTGGTCGCGCTGATGCTTCTTTGCCTGGGATTCGGCTGGTTCCTGGAGCGCTGGGGCGGTCTTGATATTGCGACTGCGTTTCTCAGTATGGCGCCCGGCGGAATGGCGGAAATGAGCCTGACCGCGATGACGATCGGCGCGGATCTTTCCGCGATCGTGGCCTTTCAATTATTTCGCTTGCTCTTTTTATTACTAATCGCGACGCCGCTCTTAAAAATGTGGCTGCTGCGCGTGCAGCAAAAAAGACTGTGA
- the rplM gene encoding 50S ribosomal protein L13 gives MKTFMANASNIERKWYVVDAEGKTLGRLAAEVAKVLRGKHKPTFTPHVDTGDHIIVVNADKIVLTGKKLIQKTYFRHSGYVGGTTFTTAGQMLADKPERMVELAIRGMLPKNRLGRQMFRKLNVYRGAEHPHAAQQPEVLEINVR, from the coding sequence ATGAAAACTTTTATGGCGAATGCCTCTAACATCGAGCGCAAGTGGTATGTTGTAGATGCAGAAGGCAAAACATTAGGTAGATTAGCCGCAGAAGTTGCAAAAGTACTTCGCGGCAAACATAAACCTACTTTTACTCCTCATGTGGACACCGGTGATCATATCATCGTTGTGAACGCTGACAAAATCGTGTTGACTGGCAAGAAATTGATCCAAAAGACCTATTTCCGCCATTCCGGTTATGTTGGTGGCACTACGTTCACTACTGCCGGTCAAATGTTGGCCGACAAGCCGGAGCGTATGGTAGAACTGGCGATCAGAGGCATGCTGCCGAAGAATCGTCTGGGACGTCAAATGTTCCGCAAGTTGAATGTATATCGCGGTGCTGAGCATCCGCATGCAGCTCAACAACCAGAAGTACTTGAAATTAACGTAAGATAA
- the rpsI gene encoding 30S ribosomal protein S9, giving the protein MALVTYYGTGRRKTSVARVRLVPGEGKIVINGRELGAYFGRKTLELIVKQPLEVSETLGKYDVIAKVEGGGPSGQAGAVRHGISRALLLVDAEYRPVLKQAGFLTRDPREKERRKYGLKKARKASQFSKR; this is encoded by the coding sequence ATGGCATTGGTTACATACTACGGCACTGGTCGGAGAAAAACCTCGGTTGCCAGAGTTCGTCTGGTTCCGGGTGAAGGCAAGATTGTCATTAACGGACGCGAACTTGGCGCTTACTTCGGTCGCAAGACGTTGGAACTCATCGTTAAGCAACCTTTGGAAGTAAGTGAAACTCTTGGTAAATATGATGTAATTGCAAAAGTTGAGGGCGGCGGCCCGTCCGGTCAAGCCGGCGCTGTTCGTCATGGTATTTCTCGCGCGCTGCTTCTGGTAGACGCTGAATACCGTCCTGTTCTGAAGCAAGCTGGCTTCCTGACGCGCGATCCGCGCGAAAAAGAGCGTCGTAAATACGGCCTCAAGAAAGCTCGTAAAGCTTCGCAGTTCTCGAAACGTTAA